DNA from Victivallaceae bacterium:
ATATTGTCAACCCAACTCAAATCTACTGACGAGACAGCTGCAGATGATCCGCTCAGAGAAGCAAATTCTAAGTTAAAATGTCCCAATGCTTCAACGAAAGCCTGTTCCTTTGCCGTACCGCCGCTTAAATTACCGGAAGTATTTTTCTCCTTTTTTTCTTCTCTCAAAAATCCCGACGACTCCTTAGATTTGGGTTCCTCGTTTTTTCTGTTTCTCAAGAAGCCCTTATCTTTTACAGCAGGTTGAGATCGTTCTTTTTTCATCGTAAACGTGCGAACATTTGCCGTGTCTTTCGGTCCTACTGAAGGTTCAGTCGTGCCCGCATGATAAGTATGCGCAAGCTCTGCCGAAGTTTTATTCAATTCCATCCCCTGTCTCCTCATTTGTCCTGATTTTTCCTACGACGCAATTCATATAACAATTGCCCCATTTCATCCTGCTCCTTCTCGGATGCTCTCTCCTCTTCTTTTAAGGCTTCTTTTACCCAATCTTCTTTATGCAGCCTAGTTTTTTCTTCTTCTTTCCTTCTTTTTCGCAAATCATCCCGAGCTTTTTCAAGCTGTTTGGCGGCCTCCAAAACAATCTCTTTTTGTTTTTTGACCTTTTCTTCCTCTTCAGCCAATCTTAAGGAAACAGCTTTAATATAAGCTTTCATTTTTAACACGGCCTCACTGGTAGTGCCTTCATCTAAAGCCGTTCTCAACTGCTGTATTTTACTTGAATAATGATCCTTTACGATATCTCGTTCCGATTCCTTCTTTTTTAATCTTTCTTCTTCCGTTTCCAACAAGCGTTGCTTTTCTTTAACAACTTTTTCCGCACGATCGACTCTATCTTTTTTGATCGACAGCACTTGTTCCAAGGGATATTTTATCACCATGCGAGCTTAATCCGTATTTATCTGAAAATAGCTCTCAATTGTTGTGCCGCTTCTTCGTAAGTTGTTTTTTCATGCATATCTTGCTTTAAAAACCGATTCAATCGATCTATGTGATCAATAGCAAAATCGACTTCTCGGTCCGAACCTCTTCGATATTCACCGATACGAATTAACATTTGATTCGCTTTATAAACAGCCAATACTTCTCTAGCTCTACCTATAATCTTTCTTTGTTCTTCAGGAACAATAGCCGTTAACAAACGACTGATCGAAGCCAAAACATCTACGGCAGGATAATGATAAGCTTGCGCTAAAGCATTTGACAGAACGATGTGACCGTCTAAAATCGATTTGACCTCATCCGCTACGGGTTCGTTCATATCGTCTCCTGCCACCAAAATCGTATAAAAAGCCGTAATGGTTCCTTTATCGGAAGCTCCGGAACGCTCCAACAATCTAGGTAGTGTCGAAAACACGGAAGGCGTATATCCGGCTCTGGCCGGAGGCTCCCCTGCCGCTAATCCCACCTCTCTAAGCGCTCTTGCAAAACGAGTGACCGAGTCCATCATAAGAATCACCGTTTTGCCCTGATCGCGGAAATATTCGGCAATAGCAGTTCCGACATAGGCGGCGTTCAAACGCAATTGAGATGCTTGATCGGAAGTGGAAATGACAAGAACGGAACGTTTCATCCCTTCTTCTCCCAAATCGTTTTCGATAAACTCTCTAACCTCTCTTCCCCTTTCTCCTATTAACGCAATAACATTAACATCGGCTTCTTCGGCATTTCGAGCTATCATACCTAAAAGGGACGATTTACCCACACCTGCTCCGGCAAAAATCCCTACCCTCTGACCTCGAGCAACCGTTAACATACCGTCAATCGATCTGACTCCGGTTGATAAAACTTTATCCAATCGATTTCTTTTCAAAGGATCGGGTGGTGCTCTGAAAATAGGATATATTTGATCAACGTTTTCCAATGGCCCTCTTTTTTCAACATCCAAAGGCTCACCCAAACCGTTAAAGACTCTTCCTAAGAGACCATCTCCCACCTTAATATGTAAAGGCAAATGCAGCGGAACCACTTCGCAGGAAGGGCCGACTCCGGACATTTCACCCAAAGGAGATAGAAAAACGGATTCCTGATTAAAACCGACAACTTCACATACCAAAGGCTCCATGCCTATTCTTTTAACCAAACAGACTTCACCTATACGAACTCCGGGAACTACTGCTTTGATCAACATACCAACGACTTCGGTAATACGACCCACTACAGTCGTCAAACTGAAATCGTGCAGATTGTTTAAAAGTTTGTCGAAATCAACGGTTAGTTCATCCATGTTACTAACCTAGTTGAGTCGTCATAATCGTTTTGATACTACTTACTGAGGTGCCGACTATACTTGCAAATAATTCAGCTCTTTGAGTCGCTCTTTGAACGGCATATTGTATCTTCAAAAAATCGACTATATCGGAAGGTTCGCCGTTCTTTCCCGATAAATAAATCATGGCTCTATTCAAGACTTCTTCTCCAGTCGAAACCCAGTCAACGACCTTACGAAAAACGGAAGCTTCTTTTTTTTCTTCGGATTTTTTTACAATCGATTGCTGTCCGGTTTCTCGAGCGACGACCGACAAATCTTCATTGATTAAGCCCATGACTAACGTCATGGCATCGTATCGTTCTTTTTCAACTTGGTCTGTTCGCTCCCAATTTCTGGTCTGTAATCGAAAATCATTTAATTCATTTTTTAACTTCTCTATTCCATCTTGAAGCTCTTGAGATATTTTATCGTCATCCATACGAAACTCAGGCGCAGATTTTTCTTGATCCCTACACTGAGCGATCATTTGCATGGGGCCCGGAAAATTTTCTTTAATCGCGTCAGGACCATGCCCCAACGAATTTGCTAAAAAAAACGCTTTAACATCATCTTTCGTCAATTCGGAAACCGAAGGTCCCGTTTTACAAGTTACGTCGGACCGAGCGGTATCCTCATCCAATCCTTCTAAAAATAACTTCTTCACCGGATCAATAGACATAAACATCCTATAAATTTTTTATTTATCCTTAACCCAGAGGGCCATTGCTCTTGGTGGCTAACGTTGCGTGCCAATCCAACACGGATTGAGCAAAATTACGCGTGGAAATTATTTCGCACTGACGTAAGATCTCTTGAGCCAAATCAAAACTTTTTTGCAAACTGTCTCTACGCATATCAAAAGCCTTACCTTGTTGTAAAACAATCAACATATGCGTTAACGATAAAAATGCCTTAATACTCCACTGATCGTTTTCCTTTTCAGCTAAAGCAGTAAAAAGCTCCAAAGCCTTATCCAATTGCATTTTATGTAGGGCGATTAACCCTCTCCCTACGTTTGCGGCAAAAGATTCTTTATCCAAAATTTCCAAAACATGAAATATTTTTCGAGCACTATCCTCATCTCCTTGTCTGATTGCAATTAAACCGCTTTCAAATAAAAGAGCAAAATCCTGTTTAAATCGTTCCACAAAATCTCCCTTTGCTTTGCCTTTAATTAAGACTAGCTACCTTTGACCGCTCTAGCCATAGTAATCATTTCCGTATTCACTGCAGTCAGGACATTCGATACTGCCTCCATATACTGAGACAAAATTTGCATCCGAAACTGTAAGTTAAACATAGTTCCCAAGTCAACGGTCCCTTGCGTAGAATTTTCCAATTCCTTCAAGTATTGCTGGACCCCCTTAACATAAGTGGTCACGCCGTTAAGCATATCATTAAAACTAAAAGCCGTTGTACTCCCCATCTCTCTTTACCCCTACTTGTGTTAGACAAATCTACGATTAATTCGAGTCAAAACCTTCTGCAGAGCAAGATAACCGTTCAAAAGAACTTGCATCTTTTCAAAATCTTCCTTTGCTTGTCCTTCTCGCAGTATGGCACTCAACATTCTTACTTTCTCATCAACGGCCCTTAGTATCACCTGAGCCTTTGCAGGATCTTTCATGTCCGTTTCCAGATCAAAATTTTCGATTCCTTTATGCCCTGCAAAACCGTGTTTCATATCAAACATAAAACTAAATAAACCCTTTTACAGTCTTAATTACTTGTTATATTCTATCTTAAATTTAACGCCGCTCTTTTCTAAAAAGATACAATTGGCCTGTATACTAGTGACCGTCATACCATCCACAATATCGCCACGCGTAACGATTCTACCGTTGATGACGACGTTAATATTCACATCCCCGTACTTAGAAAATCCGGTAACTTTATAACGGTTAGGATACCTAACGGCGAGGTCAACAACACCACCTTCGATTCCCCCTTCTCCTCCTATTTCCGTCGGAAGCTGAACAACGAAATTTTTCACTTTCCTTACACCGGGGAGGCCTGCAATAGCATCAACGACCGTGTTGAAACGGGAACTCTCAGCGGCATTGTTTATATAACCGGTTAAAACCAAATCTCCCGAAGAAAATGAAACTTGCACTCCGGCAAAGCCGCCATGTAACAATAATCCGCCGATTTCTTTCAGCAAAACTTTTTCGACAACCACTTTGTTTTTTAATAAGGAAACATAATTAAAATGAATGTTCAAATAATCGACTAAATCCGCCGCTTGTTCTTCCGTTTGTAAATACCCGGTTAAAACAAACTCACCCGGATTCGGCGAGTGCATACTCACTCCTTTAAAATCCGGATTTTTCGATAGGAAAATATTCATTTCCTGCCAAACCAACTCATTATCGATGATATTGTCATCTATAGATTTAACAAAGGGTAAAGCATCCAATTTATAAAGCAGTTCGCTCTTACTAATACTGTTACTGATGTGACCTATCAAAAACAACTGTCCATTATTTTTATTATAGGTAAATCTAACCCCAGTAAATTGTTTGATAATGCCTTCCAATTCCGAATGAAAATCGACGTTTTCTATAGGAAAAATTTCTTTTGTCCGGAAAAGAGAAGCCGCTCCTATTCCGAACAAAATAGCCAATCCGCCGACGAAAATAGCCAGAATAAAGGCACCCGTTGAAATCGTTGCTTTGGATTCGGAAGGTCGGCTCCCTGCCATCGCTTCTTCGTTTTCCGACGATTCGTCTTGAGATTGCTGCGGACGAGAATAAATTTCAGGCAAAAATAATGACGAAACTATCGTTTCAACCGGAGCTTCTCGATCGATAATCAAAAATAAAGTAGTTCCTAAAGTGAGGACTTGATTAGGAAGGATCGGAGCTTCATGTTCTATTTTTTTTCCGTCAACAATCACCCCGTTCTTACTGCTCGAATCTTCAATAATGATAGTTCCGGATTGACCTAAAATGAGTTTGGCATGCTTATGCGAAACACTTAAATCATTAAATACGATATCGCATTCCTTAGGATCCGAACCTATGGTATATTCTTGTCCGATCTCCAAACTGAATTCGGCTCCGATATTAGGTCCGGCAATGACTTTTAATAGAAAACGAGAAACCTGAGATAAGTCTACGAATGTATCCGACGCTTCATCATCAACGGAAAAAATTTCCTGATCAAAATCAAATAAATCCTTAATGCCGAAAGTAATCGGAGACGATTTATCGTCTTTCTTGGATATAGGAGAGACCTGAGCTCTGATAGTCGAAGGAACATCGGATTTTTCGTTCACATCTTTCGTTGTCAATCCTTCTTGCAAAACGGCAGTGTCATCAGATTGCACCGTTTTCTTCGAATCGTTATTTTCTTGTCCGAGATCTTCCGATTTTTCCTCAACTTCACTCGGAACTATGCTATCCGATAATTCTTCAGATATTGCATCTTTCTGCTCCGGTATTTGATCTTCTTGTTGATTTGAATTCGGAACAACATCCGATTGATCTTTCTTTTTTTGACCGTTCTCTTCTTCTCCGAAATCTTGGGGCGTGTCAATTTTATTTCCGGATAAAACATCAGACGCCATATCGGAAGTTTGATCTTCTTTTTTGTTATCGTCTGTCGACTCATCATCTTGTTTTTTCATTGCTGGATCATCGTCTCGAATTATATTCTGATCTATTTTTCGATTGTCCGTTCCCGATTCGAGCGGCACCGATTGACTTGTCGTTTCGTTAACTGCATTTATATGTTTCTTCTTTTTATTCTTACTTGATTTGATCGTTCCTATATTGACTTCCGGCAATTCTTTTGCATTGACATCCCCTAAAGCATTGATGAATGAACTCTCTTCAGCTCCTTGATTCGGCCTTGGGCCGGAACGCGTTTCGTTATTCCCCGAAATGTCTCCGTGCGAAGATTCGTCGGTTCCGTTAATCGATTTATTCTTATCGGAATTAACCGACGGCTTAGATTTTTCCGGCATCTCTATTTCAAATTCAACGGCATCGTCATTCAATCCGTCCATATCAAAAACAAATACGTTCTGACCTAATGTGATCTCATCTTGATTTTTCAAGAGGATCTCTTTAGCTAAACTCTGACCGTTAACTTTAACGATGTGTTCCTGATCCAAACTACGAACGGAATAACCTACCGAGCTTTTGGAAATCAAAATCTGACAACCGGCGATCGTATTGTCTTTTATGAGAATATCGCATTTTGACGGATCATTTCCCAAAGACCATTGACTTCCTCCATCTAAAGACAACAGAATCCCCGAAGAAGGACCCTTTTTAGCGATCAATTGTACTGCCATGGCAATAATTATCCCCGATTATTCCTGTACTTTTTCCGTAGCGATTTCATCTTTCCAAGCCTCGGCAAAATTAACAAACGTTTCCAAATGTCTACTGAATCTGTCGTCCGAAGGAATCCCGGTAAGTCTTTTTATCAATAAAACGCTACCATTCTCTCCCAAACCTAAAACGCTGCCTCCGGTTTCTTTGCCAAACAAATTGCCTACCATCATATCGTAATATAACTTAGAATGATCCGTCTTAGGATCTAAATAAGAAAGAACCATAGACAATACGATGTCATTTTCCGCATTACCGTAAACTCGAACTTTCATCTCATTCTCGAACGGTAACGTGTACCCGCCTTGTGAGTCAAGCTCAACCGAAGAAGTAATTCCCAAAAAAGCCGCTATTCTGCTTATAAGTTTATCTAACATAATCTCTATACTTCGAAATTTTTTGTAAAAAATAAAAAATTCGAACAAAACAACGCCTGCCGAAAAAATGGCCTAACCGATTTCCTCTGGTTGACAACTTCCATGAAATAAATTTCTTTCATAACCGGTCCGATTGACTGTAACGTCTGCAATTCAACAAACACTTCCCAACGTTTTTCTTATTAAATAAATAATGGGTCTTTTGTCAACCTGACAATATTATTTCACGTATTCGACAGACAAGACTCCATGCCTTGTTAATACTTTATCAGATACTTAACAAAGTGCTTATAAAATTGCCGGAATAAAGAGATTACAATAAACAATAAATTCATTTTTTTTTAAAAAATTTGTTTTAACAAAAAAATAACATATTTATTTCTCTTCAACGAAAACGAAAAAATCACGATTCAGTTCAAGGCAAGGCAACCTTTTCTAAAATCATTTTTTTTCTCAAATAAACGGATTTGCAAGAAAACATCCGCAGTTATTTTCGTTTGAAGATCGTTAAAAAGACTTTCTTCTATTTTCGTTTTTCCGGATACGGATTGAGTATTTATGAAATCCATATTAAAAAGACGAACTTCGGATTCTATCGACGGATCAAGCAAGCGTGGCATACCTATATCGAAAACCAAAGTGTTTTCGGAATAATTCAACCGAGAAAACAATCGATTGATATTGTATTTCTTCGTGCCGCAAACAATCACTCCATACCTTTCGGACACATCCACATCTTCCCAAGAACAAACATGTTTATAAGGATACTTACGTCGTTCGAAAGCAAGAGATTCGTTGCTCGAACAAACCGTCAGATTGTGCAGTCCCTTTGAACGCAAAAAATCGGCAATACGTCGATTGATCCTGGAATATCCGATAAACAGAATTTTTTCGTCGATACAAGTTTTATGCGATCGCTCCATGATCTCAAAAAGAATCGATCCCATGGAAGGCCTATCACCTATAGCGGTATTATCGAAACGACGTCTTATATCTTTCGCGATCTTAAGAGCTTTCTGAAACATAAAGTGTAGCGCCCGCGATCCGGGACCCAGATCCGCTGCGGCGTATGCTCTCTTCACTTGTCCTTGTATTTCCGTTTCTCCTACCAATATACTATCCAAACCGGAAGTCACTTTAACAAGATGAATAAAACAATCTTCATTCGAGAAAAAATAAGCATGTTCATTCAAGTTTATTTGAAAATCTTGTAAATCTTCCGCTAACGCAGCGTAAAACCGCTTTACGGAATTTCGAGGAAAAGTTTCCTCGAAATAAAATTCAATCCTATTACAGGTGAGTAAAGGAACGAAAGAAAAAGATACTTTTTTTCGATTCAGCAAAGACGAACTTACTTGTATTAAACATTCTCTCACTCGCAGGTCTGCAGATTTATAATTAATTCCTATGACGCCGATATTCATTGATAAATCAATCCCTAATGGTATGGAAAAACCCAAAGCGCATTCTATTCAACAAACATTTTACTCGCGATTAAAACTTTATGGTTGATAATTCAAAAAAATCAACGTCATTACGAACATAAAACAGACCTAAGCATTTAATTAAATTTCAAAAATATAAAAAAGTAATTAGAATTAATTAAAAATAGACAATAAAAAACACCCTCCCTAAAATCCGAATTAAAGTCTAACCGGAGATCATCATGGAATATACACCGACAACTTCAAATGCAACGGCTCCAACCGCCGTTAATGAGAATACGACTTCCGTAGATCCTTCATGCTTAACAGGCGGACAACCATACTTCGACGGTCCCGTCAAAACTACCGCAGAGCTGGAAAAAGCTTTGATTCAAAGCATGGGACCGGAAAAAGGCGGGGAAATGTATAATAAATTTATAAACTCCATAGTCACGACAACCGTCGAAACGATTCATAGAGATATAGATCGTGCTAGACAAGCTTCGAAAAAAATGAGGGCCGTTTATAAGGAATCATGATTTCTCGAAATGATTTGTTTTTAGGAATATTCTTATCCGAACGACACATTGAAGTTCTGAAAACGAATCAAAAGCCTTATCATCCTCTATTCATTAATCAAACGGCTTATTTATTTTTAATTCATCATCGACAATCGAATTTTTTATTAAAAAAAATCGATACTCCTTGTTCGACAAAAAAAATTTTTGATAATCATGCACCACATGTACTCAGTTTATTGGCTAAGTTTTTTTTCCGAGAAACGATTGAATCCTTATTGCTGATCCGATTAGATCATTATATGATTTTAGACTTTAAGGAACTGTTTGAGATTGATTTTCATTCAAATCACCTCTCCGGAGCCATTCACGACAAGTTATGATTAAAATTGATTATACAAAAAAAACCGACTGTCTTAACCTGGTTCGTTTTTATCCTTGCTAAGATTAAGGGTGATTCAAATACCCTTTAACGTAAGAATGCTTTGTTATAGCCCCCTATATCGGAGTGTTCTTACCGAAAAGGCTCCGACGGCATTATAGTCAAAAACCGGACAAGGAATCCTTCCGGAGGTTATAATATTTCTTCCTACTTGTCGCAAGTTATCTATGACTGAAACAAAATCATATATCTTTACCGTACAGCCTCATGAGCGCGATAACAGACTCGATAAATTTTTAGTCGAAAAACTTCCTGAGTATTCCAGAAATTTTTTTCAAAATATTATTTCCGAAAAACAAGTATTGCTTAACGGAAAACCCGAAACTAAAAATCGTGTCCTTTTAAAAGAAGGCGATGTCGTGGAGTTGATTTTTGCATCGGAAGATCATTGTTCGGATTATCAGCTTCTTCCGGAAGCCATACCTTTAGATATCATTTATGAAGACGATATGATTCTCGTTATCAATAAACCTCGGGGTTTAGTGGTTCATCCTGCTGCAGG
Protein-coding regions in this window:
- a CDS encoding type III secretion T3S chaperone, translated to MVIKYPLEQVLSIKKDRVDRAEKVVKEKQRLLETEEERLKKKESERDIVKDHYSSKIQQLRTALDEGTTSEAVLKMKAYIKAVSLRLAEEEEKVKKQKEIVLEAAKQLEKARDDLRKRRKEEEKTRLHKEDWVKEALKEEERASEKEQDEMGQLLYELRRRKNQDK
- the sctN gene encoding type III secretion system ATPase SctN, encoding MDELTVDFDKLLNNLHDFSLTTVVGRITEVVGMLIKAVVPGVRIGEVCLVKRIGMEPLVCEVVGFNQESVFLSPLGEMSGVGPSCEVVPLHLPLHIKVGDGLLGRVFNGLGEPLDVEKRGPLENVDQIYPIFRAPPDPLKRNRLDKVLSTGVRSIDGMLTVARGQRVGIFAGAGVGKSSLLGMIARNAEEADVNVIALIGERGREVREFIENDLGEEGMKRSVLVISTSDQASQLRLNAAYVGTAIAEYFRDQGKTVILMMDSVTRFARALREVGLAAGEPPARAGYTPSVFSTLPRLLERSGASDKGTITAFYTILVAGDDMNEPVADEVKSILDGHIVLSNALAQAYHYPAVDVLASISRLLTAIVPEEQRKIIGRAREVLAVYKANQMLIRIGEYRRGSDREVDFAIDHIDRLNRFLKQDMHEKTTYEEAAQQLRAIFR
- the sctD gene encoding type III secretion system inner membrane ring subunit SctD, producing the protein MAVQLIAKKGPSSGILLSLDGGSQWSLGNDPSKCDILIKDNTIAGCQILISKSSVGYSVRSLDQEHIVKVNGQSLAKEILLKNQDEITLGQNVFVFDMDGLNDDAVEFEIEMPEKSKPSVNSDKNKSINGTDESSHGDISGNNETRSGPRPNQGAEESSFINALGDVNAKELPEVNIGTIKSSKNKKKKHINAVNETTSQSVPLESGTDNRKIDQNIIRDDDPAMKKQDDESTDDNKKEDQTSDMASDVLSGNKIDTPQDFGEEENGQKKKDQSDVVPNSNQQEDQIPEQKDAISEELSDSIVPSEVEEKSEDLGQENNDSKKTVQSDDTAVLQEGLTTKDVNEKSDVPSTIRAQVSPISKKDDKSSPITFGIKDLFDFDQEIFSVDDEASDTFVDLSQVSRFLLKVIAGPNIGAEFSLEIGQEYTIGSDPKECDIVFNDLSVSHKHAKLILGQSGTIIIEDSSSKNGVIVDGKKIEHEAPILPNQVLTLGTTLFLIIDREAPVETIVSSLFLPEIYSRPQQSQDESSENEEAMAGSRPSESKATISTGAFILAIFVGGLAILFGIGAASLFRTKEIFPIENVDFHSELEGIIKQFTGVRFTYNKNNGQLFLIGHISNSISKSELLYKLDALPFVKSIDDNIIDNELVWQEMNIFLSKNPDFKGVSMHSPNPGEFVLTGYLQTEEQAADLVDYLNIHFNYVSLLKNKVVVEKVLLKEIGGLLLHGGFAGVQVSFSSGDLVLTGYINNAAESSRFNTVVDAIAGLPGVRKVKNFVVQLPTEIGGEGGIEGGVVDLAVRYPNRYKVTGFSKYGDVNINVVINGRIVTRGDIVDGMTVTSIQANCIFLEKSGVKFKIEYNK
- a CDS encoding DUF5407 family protein encodes the protein MGSTTAFSFNDMLNGVTTYVKGVQQYLKELENSTQGTVDLGTMFNLQFRMQILSQYMEAVSNVLTAVNTEMITMARAVKGS
- a CDS encoding CesT family type III secretion system chaperone; translation: MLDKLISRIAAFLGITSSVELDSQGGYTLPFENEMKVRVYGNAENDIVLSMVLSYLDPKTDHSKLYYDMMVGNLFGKETGGSVLGLGENGSVLLIKRLTGIPSDDRFSRHLETFVNFAEAWKDEIATEKVQE
- a CDS encoding DUF5398 family protein, coding for MFDMKHGFAGHKGIENFDLETDMKDPAKAQVILRAVDEKVRMLSAILREGQAKEDFEKMQVLLNGYLALQKVLTRINRRFV